The following are encoded in a window of Harmonia axyridis chromosome 7, icHarAxyr1.1, whole genome shotgun sequence genomic DNA:
- the LOC123684234 gene encoding ATP-binding cassette sub-family G member 1-like, which yields MTEEWHHQPLKKQTTCLHIRSVASIDIEFEDLKYTVPQKNGSRNILKGVSGCLRSGELTAIMGPSGAGKSSLLNILTGFREAEGTIRSRRASCSGKGVKKYAKHSCYILQDNSLDPLFTVEETMNFAADLKLSRDVSKQNKQQIVYGILEALKLLPCRNTRCSMISGGQQKRLCVALELIGNPSIMFLDEPTTGLDSASSHQVISMLKSLAEQGRNIVCTIHQPSAALFELFDFIYVVADGRCIYQGSSRNVVSYLASFGLNCPKYHNPADYLLEVANGDYGDFTDVLEIKGRVNTWRNIRKDEDLTERNIPYKEIEDDHLSTGNSPSELYKLCILMKRSIKKMKRDWTISTLKTFLHLCVGIFLGLTYLNVGNDASKMIKNLGFLLVTIVYLGYTSLMPAVLKFPAELNILKRERFNNWYNLKTYYTAFLLIDLPMQLIFVLAYISGSYLLSAQPLDLSRFLMVVLVLFFVCAVASSMGVFFGTIVNPINGTFFGAITLALMLSVAGFLLLFTHMSNVMYSLTYISYLSYAMDALAQSIYGYDRPAVPCPESEEICLFVSPIELLREVGMDKPNFWNDIVFLGCNMIFLRLVSFCTLKKTLAKV from the exons GATCTAGGAATATTCTCAAGGGAGTTTCTGGATGCTTACGATCTGGAGAGCTGACTGCCATCATGGGTCCTAGTGGAGCTGGAAAATCGTCCCTTCTCAATATTTTGACTGGTTTCAG AGAAGCAGAAGGGACCATAAGAAGCAGAAGGGCATCCTGTAGTGGAAAAGGAGTGAAAAAATATGCCAAACATTCTTGTTACATCCTACAGGACAACAGTTTAGACCCTCTTTTCACAGTGGAAGAGACCATGAATTTCGCTGCAGATCTCAAGTTGAGCCGTGATGTCTCGAAGCAAAATAAACAGCAAATT GTGTATGGTATTCTAGAAGCTCTAAAACTGCTACCTTGCCGAAACACAAGGTGTAGCATGATTTCCGGTGGTCAGCAGAAGAGGCTTTGTGTAGCCTTAGAACTTATAGGAAATCCATCCATTATGTTCCTAGACGAGCCTACAAC GGGATTGGATAGTGCTTCTTCTCATCAGGTGATATCTATGTTGAAGTCACTGGCAGAGCAAGGCAGAAACATAGTCTGCACTATTCATCAGCCAAGCGCAGCTTTATTCGAATTATTCGATTTCATTTATGTGGTGGCAGATGGTCGGTGTATTTATCAAGGTTCCAGTAGGAACGTAGTTTCTTATTTGGCCTCATTTGGTCTCAATTGTCCAAAATATCATAATCCAGCTGATTATC TTTTGGAAGTAGCTAATGGTGATTATGGCGATTTTACCGATGTTTTGGAGATCAAAGGAAGGGTAAATACTTGGAGAAACATAAGAAAAGACGAAGATCTGACTGAAAGAAATATACCTTATAAAGAAATCGAAGATGATCATTTAAGTACAGGGAATTCACCTTCTGAATTGTATAAGTTATGTATTCTTATGAAAAGATCGATAAAGAAGATGAAAAGAGACTGG ACGATATCAACACTTAAAACATTCCTACATTTATGCGTGGGAATATTTTTAGGATTGACTTATTTGAATGTTGGTAATGAcgcttcaaaaatgataaaaaatttagGGTTTCTACTGGTGACGATTGTTTATTTAGGATATACTTCTTTGATGCCTGCCGTTTTGAAAT TTCCAGCAGAATTGAACATTTTGAAAAGAGAACGATTCAATAACTGGTACAATCTCAAGACATACTATACGGCCTTCCTCTTGATAGACTTACCCATGCAA TTGATATTCGTTCTTGCCTACATTTCTGGATCATATTTATTAAGCGCCCAGCCTCTCGACCTGTCCAGGTTTCTGATGGTGGTACTAGTGCTATTTTTCGTATGTGCTGTGGCCTCAAGCATGGGAGTATTCTTTGGCACTATAGTTAATCCCATC AATGGGACCTTCTTTGGAGCCATAACTCTAGCTCTGATGCTGTCCGTTGCGGGATTCTTACTGCTCTTCACTCACATGTCCAATGTCATGTACTCATTGACTTACATCTCCTATTTGAGCTATGCAATGGATGCTCTTGCTCAAAGCATCTACGGCTACGACAGACCAGCAGTACCTTGTCCAGAATCAGAAGAAATCTGTCTGTTCGTGTCCCCAATAGAACTACTCAGAGAGGTTGGCATGGACAAACCGAATTTCTGGAATGACATTGTATTCTTAGGTTGTAATATGATTTTCTTGCGATTAGTGTCCTTCTGCACCCTGAAGAAAACGTTAGCTAAAGTGTGA
- the LOC123683964 gene encoding Werner syndrome ATP-dependent helicase-like: MDSDESNDEFLDKQMMDQFLDEHDNSSIEDYNVSGISTQKPMLSCQTPSSKHLKILKKYFGHTTFRTLQWQIISSILNDKRDNCAIMSTGYGKSLCYQYPAIYSEGVTLVISPLISLMEDQVYSLKVAKISACLLGTAQKEKTKVLNQIFENKYSIIYLTPEFATGEYGSAILERMKRELNVCLIAVDEAHCVSSWGHDFRPQYRKLSKIKEYLPGVPILAVTATATKQVETDIIKSLRLKNPQITHSSFDRPNLNLEVYQKSQQGPSADFLKVSENKLGTLKFPGPTIVYCLTRKFTETIEQLLKSKGVNCAAYHAGKGLNERKEIHEKFLRDQLDVVVATNAFGMGIDKPDIRCVVHYGTPSSIEAYYQEIGRAGRDGEPARCVMFFSESDFQTHLMLAEKSYAAAKDHKHSLTGIVRKYLYSTECRRAFILSYFGEKYTGENKQCCDICYAKLYGAEQNYEGLDKEGKYDFTNDAEKMLRSVDALGGRYGLTTYILFLRGSRGSKLKENHKKHPFHGCGKDRNENWWKSICNILVEEGYIMRKTVNFSGFSSYIFDLTDKGTEFLEKLSVNNNSVKLKLKPRSDILEQIKAKPKIEVRSYNTGAEAQSSSKAVLVENIILKNREEELDKKLYSLIMDKRYKIADERDCMPHNVISIPDIRELIKVKPRSLKQLEKCHFEMFSEVKIHQFGQKLIDIIIEECGPGSNENEGITKMSIVEALLKVPLLEKSSASTDITYNLFKQGKSIQEISEQRVMSPNTIFSHLVDCMKKGLPIKLEEMGVDKTKTLVILRAILETPGNLMTPIKEKCPPEISWNDLKVVMAYHNVRNHLMQNQIVYEDFEDFSFEALESEAGSLDLNNSTIEENKEKEVIDSKSVMTEEERQLEEFLMLGADLILEDEANMQKKSTEVHEKENLCNNSVSESTNNVCDDSFGIKNPKTKEIVGMNPNSKINNVTGNNAVASASYIKRKCSEIESGSDCDLFDEAFDSPPSSPINVKNPFKIRKKN, encoded by the exons ATGGATTCTGATGAGAGTAATGATGAGTTTTTGGATAAGCAGATGATGGATCAATTTTTGGATGAACATGATAACAGTTCAATAGAGGACTATAATGTTTCTGGCATATCAACACAAAAACCAATGCTTAGTTGTCAAACTCCGTCCTCCAAACACttgaaaattctaaaaaaatattttggtcaTACTACTTTCAGGACTTTGCAATGGCAAATTATTAGTTCTATACTAAATGACAAAAGGGACAATTGTGCCATTATGTCAACAGGTTATGGAAAGTCCCTTTGTTATCAATATCCAGCAATTTATTCAGAAGGAGTAACATTAGTAATATCACCCCTAATTTCTCTCATGGAGGATCAAGTATATTCCCTGAAAGTTGCAAAAATATCCGCATGTCTGTTGGGAACAGCACAAAAAGAAAAGACAAAGGTGTTGAAtcagatttttgaaaataaatactcaATTATCTATCTTACCCCAGAATTTGCTACTGGTGAATATGGAAGTGCTATTTTAGAACGTATGAAACGAGAATTAAATGTTTGCTTAATAGCTGTAGATGAAGCTCATTGTGTGAGTAGTTGGGGACATGATTTTCGTCCACAGTAccgaaaattatcaaaaattaaagAATACTTACCTGGTGTCCCTATATTAGCTGTTACTGCAACTGCTACAAAACAAGTAGAGACTGACATCATCAAATCTCTAAG gTTGAAAAATCCACAAATAACCCATTCTAGTTTTGATAGACCTAACCTAAACCTCGAAGTGTATCAAAAAAGTCAACAAGGACCTTCAGCTGATTTTCTTAAAGTTTCAGAGAACAAATTGGGTACCTTGAAATTTCCTGGACCAACAATTGTGTACTGCTTAACAAGAAAATTCACTGAAACTATAGAACAACTTCTTAAATCTAAAG GTGTCAACTGTGCTGCTTATCATGCTGGTAAAGGTTTGAACGAAAGAAAAGagatacatgaaaaatttcttAGAGACCAACTCGATGTGGTTGTTGCAACTAATGCTTTTGGAATGGGCATAGATAAACCTGACATAAGATGTGTTGTGCATTATGGAACTCCTAGCAGTATCGAAGCATATTATCAAGAGATTGGAAGAGCAG GTAGAGATGGAGAACCCGCTAGATGTGTTATGTTTTTCAGTGAAAGTGACTTCCAAACACATCTAATGCTTGCAGAAAAATCTTACGCAGCTGCTAAAGATCACAAGCATTCTCTGACCGGCATTGTGAGGAAATATCTGTATTCTACAGAATGTAGAAGGGCATTCATTCTGTCGTACTTTGGAGAAAAATACACTGGTGAAAATAAACAGTGTTGTGATATTTGTTATGCTAAATTGTATGGTGCCGAACAAAATTATGAAGGTTTAGATAAAGAAGGCAAGTATGATTTTACAAATGATGCAGAAAAAATGTTGAGAAGTGTTGATGCCTTAGGAGGTAGATATGGATTGACaacatatattttatttcttcgtggTTCTCGAGGTAGCAAATTGAAGGAAAATCACAAAAAGCATCCTTTTCATGGTTGTGGTAAAGATAGGAATGAGAATTGGTGGAAATCCATCTGCAATATTTTGGTAGAAGAGGGGTATATTATGAGAAAAACTGTTAATTTCTCAGGATTCAGTAGTTACATCTTTGATTTGACTGATAAAGGGACAGAGTTCTTAGAGAAACTCTCAGTAAATAATAACtctgtaaaattgaaattaaagccACGATCAGATATTTTGGAACAAATAAAAGCCAAACCGAAAATTGAAGTTCGGAGTTATAATACGGGAGCAGAAGCTCAATCAAGTTCTAAAGCTGTTCTGGTTGAAAATATTATCCTCAAAAATAGAGAGGAAGAGTTGGACAAAAAGTTGTATTCCTTAATCATGGACAAAAGATACAAAATTGCGGATGAGAGAGATTGTATGCCGCACAATGTAATATCAATTCCTGATATAAGGGAGCTAATAAAAGTCAAACCAAGATCACTTAAACAACTAGAAAAGTgtcattttgaaatgttttctgaggtgaaaattcatcaatttggacAAAAGCTAATCGATATTATTATTGAAGAGTGTGGTCCCGGTTCTAATGAAAATGAAGGTATAACAAAAATGAGCATTGTTGAAGCATTGCTCAAAGTGCCTTTATTAGAAAAATCTAGTGCAAGCACCGATATAACTTATAATCTATTCAAACAAGGGAAAAGTATTCAAGAAATCAGCGAACAAAGAGTTATGTCTCCAAATACTATCTTCAGTCATTTAGTGGATTGTATGAAGAAGGGTCTTCCAATTAAACTAGAAGAAATGGGTGTGGATAAAACTAAAACTCTCGTTATCTTAAGAGCAATTCTTGAAACACCAGGTAATTTGATGACTCCAATCAAGGAGAAATGTCCACCTGAAATATCTTGGAACGATTTAAAAGTTGTTATGGCATACCATAATGTAAGGAATCATTTGATGCAAAATCAAATTGTTTACGAGGATTTTGAAGACTTTTCCTTCGAAGCCCTAGAAAGTGAAGCAGGCTCTCTAGACTTGAATAATTCTAcaatagaagaaaataaagaaaaagaagtgatTGATTCTAAAAGTGTTATGACTGAAGAAGAGAGGcaactagaagaatttttaatGTTGGGAGCAGATCTCATTCTAGAAGATGAGgcaaatatgcaaaaaaaatcaacagaagTACATGAAAAAGAGAATTTGTGTAACAATTCTGTATCTGAAAGTACCAACAATGTTTGTGATGATTCCTTTGGTATTAAGAATCCAAAGACAAAGGAAATTGTAGGCatgaatccaaattcaaaaataaataatgtaacTGGAAATAATGCAGTTGCGAGTGCTTCTTATATCAAAAGAAAATGCTCAGAAATTGAATCTGGATCAGATTGTGATCTTTTCGATGAAGCGTTTGATTCTCCTCCTAGTAGTCCTATCAATGTAAAAAATCCATTTaagattagaaaaaaaaattag
- the LOC123683965 gene encoding uncharacterized protein LOC123683965: protein MYTENKKMVPPDGGWGWIVVAGVSMVNLCTRSIEQSFGLLFGDILESMGVETTGSALIMSALDALINFSGLLVGPLIRAFSFRKVSLAGALLCSIGLSATSPANNMGHILLSYSIINGLGVGLASSATFVALNNYFVKKRGQAVGLSLAGTAFGMMIMPQAIKLLLDAYAFRGAILVLGAFALNGVVGSCVLQPAEWHYVEERKTVQDGKLHKEMETIKETEDEEADIFEDQNLLHPKMNQDMIVVKTLEDLGKQSTLIRKGTFPRNFSTLSFVGSRKRKVSLESVMSSYSRLDFTGSSLQLHLETNHLPDDRPADNVPLRRNMSYPGVQPKRIRVAAPTPLSLEIKPLKKHSMWQKVVEFMDFDLLKDPIYLNLVFGLSMFYVAEQNFKMLTPFFFKSIGYDKQDVATFLSVQAATDILARLILPPICDRMAVSKRTLFMTAIFFLGLCRSVLAIQKEKSMILTWLAIAGFVRGSALINFAICISEYSTLEKLPAAFGLHNVGKGLFVVALGPLLGIIRDTTKSFPICLHSQTVLIMLCCAAWITEYIILYIKSRKKQNEPPPAVS from the exons ATGTACACTGAAAACAAGAAGATGGTACCACCAGATGGTGGTTGGGGTTGGATCGTTGTGGCGGGAGTTAGCATGGTCAAT ctATGCACCAGATCCATAGAACAATCATTCGGTCTCCTCTTTGGTGACATTTTAGAATCAATGGGAGTGGAAACCACTGGTTCAGCCCTAATAATGAGTGCACTAGACGCACTCATCAATTTCTCAGGACTCTTGGTGGGACCTCTTATTCGTGCCTTTTCATTCCGTAAGGTATCACTTGCTGGAGCTCTTCTTTGCTCCATTGGTTTATCGGCTACATCTCCTGCCAACAATATGGGACATATCTTGCTATCATACAGTATTATTAATG GACTGGGAGTTGGCCTAGCCTCCTCGGCAACTTTTGTTGCCCTAAATAACTACTTTGTGAAAAAAAGAGGCCAAGCAGTGGGTCTTTCTTTGGCAGGAACAGCTTTCGGTATGATGATCATGCCTCAAGCCATCAAATTGTTATTAGACGCCTACGCTTTTCGTGGTGCTATACTAGTCCTTGGAGCGTTTGCCTTGAATGGAGTAGTCGGTTCTTGCGTGTTGCAACCTGCAGAGTGGCACTATGTAGAAGAGCGCaaaactgttcaagatggtaaGCTTCATAAG GAAATGGAAACTATAAAAGAGACAGAAGACGAGGAAGCAGATATTTTCGAGGATCAGAATCTCCTCCATCCCAAGATGAATCAAGATATGATAGTGGTGAAAACATTGGAAGACCTTGGAAAACAATCGACATTGATCAGAAAAGGCACATTCCCAAGAAATTTTTCCACGTTGAGCTTCGTTGGGTCTAGGAAGAGAAAAGTTTCTTTGGAATCTGTAATGTCTAGTTATTCCAGATTGGATTTCACCGGCTCCAGTCTTCAGTTGCATTTGGAG ACAAACCATTTACCAGATGATAGACCTGCAGATAATGTTCCCCTTAGAAGAAACATGAGCTATCCTGGAGTGCAACCGAAAAGAATCAGGGTTGCAGCTCCCACACCACTATCCCTAGAAATCAAACCTTTGAAGAAGCACAGCATGTGGCAAAAAGTTGTTGAATTCATGGATTTCGATCTGCTCAAGGATCCAATATATTTGAACTTGGTCTTTGGACTCTCGATGTTTTACGTTGCAGAACAGAATTTCAAGATGTTAACTCCGTTTTTCTTCAAGAGTATTGGTTACGACAAACAGGATGTGGCAACTTTTTTATCTGTACAAGCAGCGACTGATATATTGGCTAGACTTATACTACCACCTATATGTGATAGAATGGCTGTGTCGAAAAGAACCCTTTTCATGactgcgattttttttttgggtttatGCAGATCAG tATTGGCCATacagaaagaaaaatcaatgataTTAACATGGCTTGCAATTGCTGGATTTGTCAGAGGATCGGCTCTAATAAACTTTGCTATTTGTATATCGGAATACTCGACCCTAGAAAAATTACCAGCAGCTTTTGGACTTCATAATGTCGGCAAAGGATTATTTGTGGTAGCTTTAGGACCCTTATTAG GGATTATTCGAGACACAACAAAAAGTTTCCCAATATGTCTACATTCTCAAACTGTTCTCATAATGCTCTGCTGTGCAGCTTGGATTACAGAATACATCATTCTATATATAAAATCTAGGAAGAAACAGAATGAACCACCGCCTGCAGTTTCATGA